In the Candidatus Electrothrix rattekaaiensis genome, one interval contains:
- a CDS encoding flavodoxin family protein encodes MKIIGVAASPRTNKSTRFLLEQCLDAIKNASEASKNGIEVELIDLAQLEIQGCIACDACKKGVLCSQDDGFQSIIPKLADPEVVGIVMATPVYMGCMTSRAKAFIDRTVLFRRNGFLFKNKLGGVIAVGGSRNGGQELTVQAVHAAMMIHDMIIVGDGDHFGGAAWANHPDGYEADTTGIATARNLGIRMGEVAATLRG; translated from the coding sequence ATGAAAATCATAGGTGTAGCAGCAAGTCCGAGAACGAATAAATCCACCCGATTCCTGTTGGAACAATGCCTTGATGCTATCAAGAATGCGAGCGAGGCATCTAAAAACGGCATTGAGGTTGAATTAATTGATCTTGCCCAGCTTGAAATTCAGGGCTGTATCGCCTGTGATGCCTGCAAAAAAGGTGTCTTATGCAGTCAGGATGATGGCTTTCAGTCGATCATCCCAAAACTTGCTGATCCAGAAGTCGTTGGGATCGTCATGGCTACCCCGGTCTATATGGGCTGTATGACCAGTCGGGCTAAGGCCTTTATTGATCGAACTGTTCTCTTCCGGCGCAACGGGTTTCTTTTTAAAAATAAACTCGGCGGGGTCATCGCCGTGGGAGGATCGCGCAACGGGGGCCAAGAGCTGACCGTGCAGGCCGTGCATGCTGCCATGATGATTCATGATATGATCATTGTCGGTGACGGCGATCATTTCGGCGGAGCTGCCTGGGCCAATCATCCAGACGGCTATGAAGCCGATACCACAGGTATTGCCACGGCCAGGAATCTCGGTATACGTATGGGGGAGGTCGCCGCAACGTTGCGGGGATAG
- a CDS encoding excalibur calcium-binding domain-containing protein, with protein MRIQITEKKNGCLLVILLLVSLLHTSISEATEFYLSVAGGNEEKHCDSLQIRENNIACIEQNQVVSYDLSTVEGVQIIDKEKIEFINRFTPGVIAKINGANQRNRDYEEAVEKTVEDIEQSRVGYLIHKLKSVESFADLQNLGEKQYQKYGLSGVLHLFLPLLGAFLILAGSFWLIIAAFRVHILWGFGCLLLPFVPLVFLVLHWRSAAKPFMLSVIGVLLAFSGVYLFDEKEGHLVKEHEKHKGQSVARSVNKKTTGQEKSRFSCQGKKHCSEMTSCAEATFYIRNCPGTKMDGDNDGIPCERQWCGR; from the coding sequence ATGCGTATTCAAATCACAGAAAAAAAAAACGGTTGTCTTCTTGTCATATTGCTTCTTGTTTCGTTGCTGCATACCTCAATATCCGAGGCGACAGAATTTTACCTGTCAGTTGCCGGAGGCAATGAAGAAAAACATTGTGACTCCCTCCAAATAAGAGAGAATAACATCGCATGTATTGAGCAGAATCAGGTTGTCAGCTATGATCTCAGTACGGTGGAAGGCGTTCAGATTATCGATAAGGAGAAAATCGAATTTATCAACAGGTTCACTCCCGGTGTGATTGCAAAGATCAACGGGGCAAATCAACGCAATAGAGACTATGAGGAAGCCGTTGAGAAAACCGTTGAGGATATAGAGCAGAGTAGGGTCGGTTACCTTATTCATAAATTAAAGTCCGTTGAGTCATTTGCAGATCTTCAAAATCTCGGTGAAAAACAGTATCAAAAATACGGCCTGAGCGGCGTATTGCATCTTTTTCTTCCTCTTCTCGGCGCGTTCCTCATTCTTGCCGGGTCATTCTGGCTTATTATTGCCGCCTTCCGAGTGCATATTCTCTGGGGATTTGGTTGTCTCCTGCTTCCCTTTGTGCCCCTGGTTTTTCTTGTCCTCCATTGGCGGTCTGCTGCAAAACCCTTTATGTTGTCTGTGATCGGTGTGCTGCTTGCGTTTTCCGGCGTGTATCTTTTTGATGAAAAAGAGGGACATCTTGTCAAAGAACACGAAAAACACAAGGGACAATCGGTGGCAAGATCTGTGAACAAGAAGACAACAGGACAAGAAAAAAGTAGATTTTCTTGCCAAGGAAAGAAGCACTGTTCCGAAATGACTTCCTGTGCAGAGGCAACGTTTTATATACGGAATTGTCCTGGAACCAAGATGGATGGTGACAATGACGGTATTCCGTGTGAACGTCAGTGGTGCGGCAGGTAG
- a CDS encoding glycosyltransferase N-terminal domain-containing protein produces the protein MLYNFYRITGAILYPLLVMVSPLLECLLPNWQLTQRFGRYRDLERSAMASDHPQLIWIHASSVGEVQAARALIAVLADTLPDAEIFLTTMTRQGRAVARTLLPVQVRCELAPLDISQVVAKAVRLVQPDLYICLETEFWPVMLTTMRRAGVPMLLLNGRISERSFKQYQRIKGTVESILSGFSAVGVIREQDRERFRCLGVPVERLQVCGNMKYDLKYDLMPQDPQELQESGTNAAEQSEKNYARLLAIQPNEVVFICGSTRTGEERLLLPVYTRLQEKYSGRLLWILAPRHLERLPEVMTLLDRAGHGYELFSQYSQGARGFGKERQKNIILLDSIGELARLYAVGHYLFCGASLVNKGGHNIMEPIAQGKPVFFGPFMQDFQDAVDLVLAAGAGVQVGSPDELADRLLEYPPKSSAYAQACQAAERLVRTQQGAAQRQAEMVLRVMKGQG, from the coding sequence GTGCTGTACAATTTCTATCGGATAACCGGAGCAATTCTTTATCCTCTGCTCGTTATGGTGTCACCGCTCCTTGAGTGTCTTTTGCCGAATTGGCAGCTCACCCAACGGTTTGGGCGTTATCGGGATCTTGAACGATCAGCGATGGCGTCGGATCATCCGCAGCTGATCTGGATACATGCCTCTTCGGTCGGGGAAGTGCAGGCGGCGCGTGCTCTTATTGCGGTCTTGGCTGATACCTTGCCTGATGCTGAAATCTTTCTGACCACCATGACTCGGCAGGGAAGGGCCGTTGCCCGAACTTTGCTGCCCGTCCAAGTTCGTTGCGAACTGGCCCCCTTGGATATTTCTCAGGTCGTTGCCAAGGCTGTCAGACTTGTGCAACCGGATCTTTATATTTGTCTTGAAACAGAATTTTGGCCTGTTATGCTGACAACGATGCGCAGGGCCGGGGTGCCTATGCTGCTCCTTAACGGTCGGATTTCTGAACGCTCCTTTAAGCAATATCAGCGCATAAAAGGTACTGTAGAGTCAATCCTTTCCGGTTTTTCAGCTGTCGGTGTGATTCGGGAGCAGGACAGAGAACGTTTTCGTTGTCTCGGGGTGCCAGTTGAGCGTCTTCAGGTCTGCGGGAATATGAAGTATGACCTGAAGTACGACCTCATGCCGCAAGATCCGCAAGAACTGCAAGAATCGGGAACCAATGCAGCGGAACAGAGTGAAAAAAATTACGCTCGACTTCTTGCAATTCAGCCGAATGAAGTCGTTTTTATCTGCGGCTCAACCCGCACAGGGGAAGAAAGACTCCTTCTGCCTGTCTATACTCGTTTGCAAGAAAAATACTCTGGAAGGCTCCTGTGGATTCTTGCCCCTCGCCATTTAGAACGTTTACCCGAGGTGATGACCTTGCTGGATCGGGCTGGACACGGCTATGAGTTATTTTCACAATACTCTCAGGGTGCTCGGGGCTTTGGCAAGGAGCGTCAAAAGAATATTATCCTGCTGGACAGCATAGGCGAACTCGCCCGCCTCTATGCTGTGGGGCATTATCTTTTTTGCGGGGCCAGCCTTGTGAACAAGGGAGGACATAATATTATGGAGCCCATAGCCCAGGGGAAGCCGGTTTTTTTCGGCCCCTTTATGCAGGATTTTCAGGATGCGGTGGATCTGGTGCTTGCAGCCGGTGCAGGTGTTCAGGTTGGCTCGCCCGATGAGTTGGCGGATCGTTTGCTTGAGTATCCTCCTAAATCATCCGCCTATGCACAGGCATGTCAGGCGGCCGAGCGACTCGTTCGGACCCAGCAGGGAGCGGCACAGCGGCAGGCGGAAATGGTTTTGCGGGTGATGAAAGGTCAAGGGTGA
- a CDS encoding universal stress protein: MQEIQTIITPVDFSDNAEMIAESAAYTAGKFGAELHLIFVVQNFEDYSGFFVPPVNLPNLEEELLKSAQQRMDEFIADKEEEYLKAGAAAVHSKVLTGDVSEEILQYAKDIACDLIVMGTHGYKGLERIMFGSVADKVVKNSCCPVMTINPYRQVCEDTEDEKK; encoded by the coding sequence ATGCAGGAAATCCAAACCATTATCACCCCTGTTGATTTTTCCGACAACGCCGAGATGATAGCGGAATCAGCCGCATACACAGCAGGAAAATTCGGTGCTGAACTGCATCTGATCTTTGTGGTCCAAAATTTCGAGGATTATTCCGGCTTTTTTGTTCCGCCAGTCAATCTTCCTAACTTGGAAGAAGAACTGCTGAAATCCGCACAACAGCGAATGGATGAATTTATTGCGGACAAGGAAGAAGAGTATCTGAAAGCCGGTGCAGCCGCTGTCCACAGCAAAGTGCTGACCGGGGATGTGAGCGAGGAAATTCTTCAGTATGCCAAGGATATTGCCTGTGATCTGATCGTCATGGGCACCCACGGCTATAAAGGCCTTGAGCGAATCATGTTCGGCAGCGTGGCCGACAAGGTGGTCAAGAACTCCTGCTGTCCGGTCATGACCATTAATCCGTATCGTCAGGTCTGCGAGGATACTGAGGACGAAAAAAAATGA
- the carB gene encoding carbamoyl-phosphate synthase large subunit has translation MPKRTDIHKILIIGSGPIIISQACEFDYSGAQAVKALKEEGYEVVLINSNPATIMTDPGLADRTYIEPITPEYLIKVIERERPDAILPTLGGQTALNTAIKVAETGILEKYNVEMLAANIEVIRKAEGREEFRDAMEKIGLNVPRSFIVHTIEDAMDAGDKIGFPVIVRPSFTLGGTGGGVAYNRQELREMCTAGLDLSMTTEIMLERSLLGWKEYELEVVRDRKDNVVIICSIENIDAMGVHTGDSITVAPQQTLSDVEYQELRDASIAIIREIGVETGGSNVQFAVNPEDGEIMVIEMNPRVSRSSALASKATGFPIAKIAAKLAVGYTLDELQNDITKETYAAFEPTIDYCVVKIPRWTFEKFPETEDFLTTAMKSVGETMSMGRTFKEAFQKALRSLEIGRMGFGFDGKDDLHELHQDDLEQGLNVPNSRRFFFLFEAMRRGMSIERMFELSKIDPWYLRSMQQIVDMGLGIQQQGFAGLAAESLRTAKQNGFSDAQLGYMTGTSEDDIRQLRKEKEILPVYKQVDTCAAEFESYTPYYYSCYDQENESLPSDRKKIIILGGGPNRIGQGIEFDYCCVHASFALEEIGVESIMVNSNPETVSTDYDTSDRLYFEPLTREDVLNIIELEQPDGVIVQFGGQTPLNLAVALDKAGVRIIGTSPDAIDRAEDRKRFQQLLQKLGLKQPENGTVNSLEDALKEVERIGYPVVMRPSYVLGGRDMKIVYNDQGLRDFMARPTIKNSEHPVLLDKFLKDAVEVDVDAISDGTMTVIGGIMEHIEEAGIHSGDSACVLPPHTLSEAMIAEIMRATKAMAAELGVIGLMNVQYAVKNEELYILEVNPRASRTVPFVSKATGVPLAKMATKVMMGISLEELGFTQEVAISHWAVKEAVFPFDRFENVDTLLGPEMKSTGEVMGIDDDLGLALAKAQQAANQKIPEAGCVFISVRRGDKEPLVPVVKSLLARGFTVLATDGTAERLTEYGVACEQINKISQGRPHILDKIKDGQVQWIINTSSGNRTTEDSYRIRRAALDYHIPYTTTVSGAVSMAQAIIASAEQEVGVKTVQEFSAKG, from the coding sequence ATGCCAAAACGTACAGATATACATAAGATCCTGATTATCGGGTCCGGGCCGATCATTATCAGTCAGGCCTGTGAATTTGATTATTCCGGTGCGCAGGCCGTCAAGGCCCTCAAAGAAGAGGGCTATGAAGTGGTGCTGATCAACTCCAATCCTGCCACCATTATGACCGATCCGGGTCTAGCCGACCGCACCTATATTGAACCCATTACCCCGGAATACCTGATCAAGGTTATTGAGCGGGAACGACCTGATGCTATCCTGCCCACCCTCGGCGGTCAGACCGCCCTGAACACGGCCATTAAGGTGGCTGAGACCGGTATCCTGGAGAAGTATAATGTCGAGATGCTGGCCGCTAATATTGAGGTTATCCGCAAGGCCGAAGGCCGGGAAGAGTTCCGCGATGCAATGGAGAAGATCGGCCTGAATGTGCCCAGATCCTTTATCGTCCATACCATTGAGGATGCTATGGATGCCGGTGATAAAATCGGCTTTCCGGTGATTGTCCGCCCCAGCTTTACCTTGGGCGGGACCGGCGGCGGGGTGGCCTATAACCGCCAGGAACTGCGGGAGATGTGTACAGCTGGGCTGGATCTCTCCATGACCACTGAGATCATGCTGGAGCGCAGCCTGTTGGGCTGGAAAGAGTATGAGCTGGAGGTGGTGCGGGATCGCAAAGACAACGTGGTGATCATCTGCTCCATCGAGAATATTGACGCGATGGGCGTGCATACCGGTGATTCCATTACCGTGGCTCCCCAGCAGACCCTGTCCGATGTGGAGTATCAGGAACTGCGTGATGCCTCCATTGCCATCATCCGAGAGATCGGGGTAGAAACCGGCGGGTCCAATGTCCAGTTTGCGGTCAACCCGGAAGACGGCGAGATCATGGTCATTGAGATGAACCCCAGGGTGTCTCGCTCTTCCGCTTTGGCCTCTAAGGCCACTGGCTTTCCCATTGCCAAGATCGCGGCCAAGCTGGCAGTCGGCTATACCTTGGATGAGTTGCAGAACGACATCACCAAGGAGACCTATGCCGCCTTTGAACCGACCATTGACTACTGCGTGGTCAAGATCCCTCGCTGGACCTTTGAGAAGTTCCCAGAGACCGAAGATTTCCTGACCACAGCCATGAAGTCGGTGGGCGAGACCATGTCTATGGGCCGTACCTTTAAGGAAGCCTTTCAGAAGGCCCTGCGTTCGCTGGAAATCGGGCGGATGGGCTTTGGCTTTGATGGCAAGGATGACCTGCATGAGCTGCATCAGGATGATCTGGAGCAGGGGCTGAATGTGCCGAACTCCAGGCGCTTCTTCTTCCTGTTCGAGGCCATGCGGCGTGGCATGTCCATTGAACGGATGTTTGAACTGAGCAAGATTGATCCTTGGTATTTGCGCAGTATGCAGCAGATTGTCGATATGGGCCTGGGTATTCAGCAGCAGGGCTTTGCCGGGCTTGCTGCTGAGTCCCTGCGCACGGCAAAACAGAACGGCTTTTCCGATGCCCAATTAGGCTACATGACCGGAACTTCAGAAGACGATATCCGGCAGCTGCGCAAGGAAAAGGAGATTCTGCCGGTCTATAAGCAGGTGGACACCTGTGCTGCCGAGTTTGAATCCTACACGCCCTATTATTACTCCTGCTATGACCAGGAGAACGAGTCCCTGCCCTCGGACCGGAAAAAGATCATCATCCTGGGCGGCGGACCCAACCGGATCGGCCAGGGCATCGAGTTTGATTATTGCTGCGTCCATGCCTCTTTTGCCTTGGAGGAGATCGGGGTGGAATCCATCATGGTCAACTCCAACCCGGAGACCGTGTCCACAGACTATGATACCTCGGATCGGCTTTATTTCGAGCCGCTGACCCGTGAGGATGTGCTCAACATTATCGAGCTGGAGCAGCCGGACGGGGTTATTGTCCAGTTCGGCGGCCAGACCCCGCTCAATCTGGCCGTGGCCCTGGACAAAGCCGGGGTGCGCATCATCGGGACATCACCGGATGCCATTGATCGGGCTGAAGACCGCAAGCGTTTTCAGCAGCTTTTGCAGAAGCTCGGACTCAAGCAGCCGGAAAACGGTACGGTCAACTCTCTGGAAGATGCCCTCAAGGAAGTAGAGCGGATCGGCTATCCCGTGGTTATGCGGCCTTCCTATGTGCTGGGCGGGCGGGATATGAAGATTGTTTATAACGATCAGGGCCTGCGGGACTTTATGGCCCGTCCCACGATCAAGAACAGCGAACACCCGGTTCTGCTGGACAAGTTCCTCAAGGATGCCGTGGAAGTGGATGTGGATGCGATCTCGGACGGTACGATGACTGTAATCGGCGGGATCATGGAGCATATTGAGGAGGCCGGTATCCACTCCGGTGACTCGGCCTGTGTGCTGCCGCCCCATACTTTGTCCGAGGCCATGATTGCCGAGATCATGCGGGCCACCAAGGCGATGGCTGCCGAGCTGGGCGTTATCGGCCTGATGAACGTGCAGTATGCGGTCAAGAATGAGGAACTCTATATCCTGGAGGTCAACCCCAGGGCCTCGCGCACAGTGCCCTTTGTGTCCAAGGCCACGGGCGTGCCCCTGGCCAAGATGGCCACTAAAGTGATGATGGGCATCAGTCTGGAAGAGCTGGGCTTTACTCAGGAGGTTGCAATCAGCCACTGGGCAGTCAAGGAAGCCGTGTTCCCTTTTGACCGTTTTGAAAACGTAGATACCCTGCTCGGGCCGGAGATGAAGTCCACGGGCGAGGTCATGGGCATTGATGATGATCTGGGGCTGGCCCTGGCCAAGGCCCAGCAGGCGGCAAACCAGAAGATCCCTGAAGCTGGCTGCGTCTTCATCTCGGTTCGGCGCGGTGATAAGGAACCCTTGGTTCCGGTGGTTAAATCCTTGCTGGCAAGGGGCTTTACAGTGCTGGCCACGGACGGAACAGCGGAACGACTGACCGAGTACGGGGTGGCCTGCGAGCAGATCAATAAGATCTCTCAGGGTCGCCCGCATATCCTGGATAAGATCAAGGACGGGCAGGTGCAGTGGATCATCAACACCTCCTCTGGCAACAGAACCACGGAGGATTCGTATCGCATCCGCCGGGCTGCTCTGGATTATCATATCCCCTATACCACCACGGTCAGCGGGGCGGTGTCTATGGCCCAGGCCATTATTGCCTCTGCTGAGCAGGAGGTGGGCGTGAAGACGGTGCAGGAGTTCTCTGCCAAGGGGTGA
- the carA gene encoding glutamine-hydrolyzing carbamoyl-phosphate synthase small subunit, which translates to MKALIALEDGTVLIGRSFTGAGEAVGEIVFNTGMSGYQEVLTDPSYTGQLVTMTYPLIGNYGVNDEDMESASVHPRAFLMREYQDLPSNFRATGTLADFLKQYGVLGVDGFDTRMLTRIIRNHGAMKAIISTEDLDEASLVQRAKDWPGLVGRDMVARVTTKTPYNWVNNAPVAGAGFGTGLAEDAAQYKVVAYDFGVKYNQLRILKDKGCAVHVVPATTSAEDVLALNPDGIFLSNGPGDPAGVEGVVENVRKLLGKKPIFGICLGHQILGLAYGAATYKLKFGHRGTNQPVKDLQTGKVEITSQNHGFCVDPDSLPDAVEVTHVNLNDGSLEGMRHTEFPAFSVQYHPEHAPGPHDAVYLFDRFLELMAR; encoded by the coding sequence ATGAAAGCATTAATCGCGCTTGAAGATGGCACCGTGCTCATTGGTCGCTCCTTTACCGGAGCCGGAGAAGCAGTGGGCGAAATTGTCTTTAATACCGGAATGAGCGGGTATCAGGAGGTTTTGACCGATCCCTCCTATACCGGCCAGCTCGTCACCATGACCTATCCCCTGATCGGTAATTACGGGGTCAACGATGAGGACATGGAGTCCGCATCCGTGCATCCCCGCGCCTTTCTGATGCGTGAGTATCAGGACCTGCCCAGTAACTTCAGGGCAACCGGTACCTTGGCTGATTTTCTCAAGCAGTATGGTGTGCTGGGTGTTGATGGCTTTGATACCCGGATGCTGACCCGGATTATTCGTAACCACGGGGCAATGAAGGCGATCATTTCCACTGAAGACCTGGACGAGGCCTCTCTGGTGCAGCGGGCCAAGGACTGGCCGGGACTGGTAGGCCGGGATATGGTCGCCAGGGTCACAACCAAAACGCCCTATAACTGGGTGAATAACGCCCCGGTGGCGGGAGCAGGGTTCGGTACTGGTTTGGCCGAGGATGCTGCTCAGTACAAGGTGGTTGCCTACGATTTTGGGGTTAAGTACAACCAGCTACGGATTCTCAAAGACAAGGGCTGTGCCGTGCATGTGGTGCCAGCCACAACCTCTGCCGAGGATGTGCTGGCCCTGAACCCGGATGGTATCTTTCTCTCCAACGGTCCTGGTGATCCTGCCGGTGTAGAAGGGGTGGTGGAAAACGTTCGCAAGCTTTTGGGAAAAAAACCGATATTCGGCATCTGTCTTGGTCATCAAATTTTGGGGTTAGCCTACGGGGCTGCAACCTATAAACTCAAATTTGGTCATCGGGGCACTAATCAGCCAGTCAAGGATTTGCAGACCGGCAAGGTGGAGATCACCTCGCAGAACCACGGATTCTGCGTTGATCCCGACAGTCTGCCCGACGCAGTGGAAGTCACCCATGTCAATTTGAATGACGGCAGCCTGGAGGGCATGCGCCATACCGAGTTTCCAGCTTTTTCTGTGCAGTACCACCCTGAGCATGCACCCGGCCCCCATGATGCTGTTTATCTCTTTGACCGCTTCCTGGAGCTGATGGCCCGGTGA
- the trmFO gene encoding methylenetetrahydrofolate--tRNA-(uracil(54)-C(5))-methyltransferase (FADH(2)-oxidizing) TrmFO: MSTIQIIGGGLAGCEAAWQAAERGCTVDLYEMKPTRFSPAHESELLGELVCSNSLRSNAPDSAVGLLKEEMRRFDSLIMRAADATSVPAGSALAVDRQQFAVFISQAVEEHPGITVIREEVTSLPEKGDPVILATGPLTSEAMTAALVELTGEQHLAFYDAIAPIVAADSLDMDIIYQKSRWDNEGPGDYLNCPMSEDQYRDFIDLLGSAATVPLKSFEKTKYFEGCLPIEVMCERGLETLRFGPMKPVGLDHPKTGEKAHAVVQLRAENRDKTMYNLVGFQTKLTYSEQKRVFRTIPGLEKAEFARLGSIHRNTFICAPELLDASLQMKKRPGLFLAGQLSGVEGYVESTAMGLLAGINVASLLAEKPMIPPPAATALGALIRHLTETDPKHFQPSNVNFGLFPPLGKKMRKRDRGGVRAEQALRLLEEWRQEL; encoded by the coding sequence CTGTACTGTGGATCTCTATGAAATGAAACCGACCCGCTTTAGCCCAGCCCATGAATCAGAGCTGCTGGGTGAGCTGGTCTGCTCTAATTCCCTGCGTTCCAATGCCCCGGATTCTGCTGTGGGCCTGCTCAAGGAGGAAATGCGGCGTTTTGACTCGCTGATTATGCGGGCTGCGGATGCCACGTCCGTGCCTGCGGGTTCAGCCTTGGCCGTGGATCGGCAACAGTTTGCCGTTTTTATTTCGCAAGCTGTGGAAGAACATCCCGGCATTACGGTTATTCGGGAAGAAGTGACCAGTCTGCCAGAGAAGGGGGATCCTGTCATTTTGGCGACCGGGCCGTTAACCTCCGAGGCCATGACAGCTGCTCTGGTCGAGTTGACCGGTGAGCAGCACCTCGCCTTCTACGATGCCATTGCCCCGATTGTAGCGGCGGACTCGCTGGATATGGACATCATTTATCAGAAATCCCGCTGGGATAATGAGGGGCCAGGAGATTATCTGAACTGCCCCATGTCCGAGGACCAGTATCGGGATTTTATTGATCTACTGGGCTCGGCTGCGACTGTGCCGCTGAAATCCTTTGAAAAGACCAAATATTTCGAGGGCTGTCTGCCCATCGAGGTGATGTGCGAGCGGGGGCTGGAAACCCTCCGCTTCGGTCCTATGAAACCGGTGGGGCTGGATCACCCAAAGACCGGGGAAAAGGCCCATGCTGTTGTCCAGTTGCGAGCGGAAAATCGTGATAAAACAATGTATAACCTGGTGGGCTTTCAGACCAAACTTACCTATTCGGAACAGAAGCGGGTTTTCCGCACCATTCCCGGTTTGGAAAAGGCTGAATTTGCCCGGCTCGGATCTATTCATCGCAATACTTTTATCTGTGCTCCTGAATTGCTGGATGCTTCTTTGCAGATGAAAAAACGACCCGGTCTTTTTCTGGCTGGTCAGCTTTCTGGGGTGGAAGGTTATGTTGAATCCACAGCTATGGGTCTCCTGGCCGGTATCAACGTGGCTTCTCTTTTGGCAGAGAAGCCGATGATCCCGCCGCCTGCGGCCACGGCACTTGGGGCTTTAATCCGTCATCTTACGGAAACAGATCCAAAGCATTTCCAACCTTCCAATGTCAACTTCGGGCTTTTCCCGCCGCTGGGAAAAAAAATGCGTAAGCGGGATCGAGGGGGTGTCAGGGCCGAGCAGGCTTTACGCTTGCTGGAGGAATGGCGGCAGGAGTTGTAA
- a CDS encoding peptidylprolyl isomerase, whose translation MQDGLYAKISTPKGDILLNLYYDKTPLTVINFVGLAEGTLIYGGAEKPTGIRFYDGLKFHRVIQDFMIQGGCPLGTGTGGPGYTFADEFDSELRFTGPGILAMANAGPGTNGSQFFITHVATPHLNGKHTIFGHVVEGQDVVDSIAQNDVIKSVEIIRVGEKAQNFKADQEAFEQIQAKLNENQENAADKEKEATIKMIKQKWPDAHFSNSGLYWVVTKEGAGDKPAPGTMISAHYTGRLLSNNKKFDSSYDRGEPLQFEVGMGRVIKGWDQALSNMRKGEKRTLIIPPELAYGSQGAGGVIPPDAWLVFDVELVDF comes from the coding sequence ATGCAAGACGGATTATACGCAAAGATAAGCACCCCCAAAGGAGACATCCTTCTCAATCTGTATTATGACAAGACCCCGCTGACAGTCATAAACTTTGTCGGTCTAGCAGAAGGCACACTGATCTACGGCGGCGCGGAAAAACCCACTGGAATTCGTTTCTACGACGGTTTAAAGTTTCACAGGGTCATCCAGGACTTCATGATTCAGGGCGGCTGCCCGCTGGGTACCGGAACCGGAGGTCCTGGCTACACCTTTGCCGATGAATTCGACTCGGAACTGCGTTTCACCGGCCCCGGTATTTTGGCTATGGCCAATGCCGGACCTGGCACCAACGGTTCTCAATTCTTTATCACCCACGTTGCGACCCCGCACCTGAACGGCAAACACACCATCTTCGGCCATGTGGTGGAAGGCCAGGACGTGGTTGACAGCATTGCCCAGAACGATGTGATCAAAAGCGTCGAGATTATCCGAGTCGGCGAGAAAGCGCAGAATTTCAAGGCCGACCAGGAAGCCTTTGAGCAGATACAGGCAAAACTGAATGAAAATCAGGAAAATGCCGCTGATAAGGAAAAGGAAGCAACCATCAAAATGATCAAACAGAAATGGCCTGATGCCCATTTCAGTAATTCTGGACTTTACTGGGTTGTGACTAAAGAAGGCGCAGGAGACAAACCAGCCCCAGGAACCATGATCAGTGCTCATTACACTGGTCGTCTGCTGTCCAATAATAAAAAATTCGACAGCTCCTATGATCGCGGAGAACCTCTCCAGTTTGAAGTCGGCATGGGTCGCGTGATTAAAGGCTGGGACCAAGCCCTCTCCAATATGCGCAAAGGAGAAAAACGGACCCTGATCATACCGCCAGAACTGGCCTACGGATCACAGGGAGCAGGTGGCGTCATTCCTCCCGATGCTTGGCTGGTCTTTGACGTGGAACTTGTTGATTTCTGA